The Candidatus Effluviviaceae Genus I sp. genome window below encodes:
- a CDS encoding 4-hydroxythreonine-4-phosphate dehydrogenase PdxA, which yields GREVGARFDAALAMYHDQATIPLRLWGVGDAVNVTLGLPIVRTSPGHGVALDVAGRGVADAGGMIAATRLAGEIAARVARRRTGAG from the coding sequence GCGGTCGCGAGGTAGGCGCGCGGTTCGACGCCGCGCTCGCGATGTACCACGACCAGGCGACCATCCCGCTGCGGCTGTGGGGCGTCGGCGACGCGGTCAACGTCACGCTCGGGCTTCCCATCGTGCGGACGTCGCCGGGGCACGGGGTCGCGCTCGACGTCGCGGGTCGCGGCGTCGCCGACGCGGGCGGCATGATCGCTGCGACGCGCCTCGCGGGTGAGATCGCCGCGCGGGTCGCGCGGCGGCGAACGGGGGCCGGCTGA
- a CDS encoding AAA family ATPase, giving the protein MSLSRIRGQDGAIAHLRSAFEARRLAHAYVFNGPDGVGKETAALELAAALNCEAGGLEGCGACASCRMAAKLAHPDIHLVFPMPRDAKPAEAAEILAEQARAGYRDAGFGRKAAIISVEAVLDAVVAKANQRPYTGPWKVFVVADADAMTPEAANALLKSLEEPPDATVLVLTTSRLNALPATVLSRCQRIQFRRLPRDTVEDILLSDKRVGFNKARARAAAAVSLGSAGRAVRAEGEGLASELGRVADLMTGKRAAGVGPLLNEASQIAFRLGRQEQERLLDLMLLWLRDVLLLRELGDGAPAGEILFERQRRQLEAQARAMDARAIGDLAVRIDDARRAIERYSNPSIVFTSVLVDVAVARRRAEAGGGRAHAA; this is encoded by the coding sequence ATGTCGCTCTCGCGGATCAGGGGACAGGACGGCGCGATCGCGCACCTGCGCTCGGCCTTCGAGGCCCGGCGGCTCGCCCACGCCTACGTCTTCAACGGCCCGGACGGCGTCGGGAAGGAGACCGCCGCGCTCGAGCTCGCGGCGGCGCTGAACTGCGAGGCCGGGGGGCTCGAGGGGTGCGGCGCGTGCGCTTCGTGCAGAATGGCGGCGAAGCTCGCGCATCCCGACATCCACCTCGTGTTCCCGATGCCGAGGGACGCGAAGCCCGCGGAGGCCGCGGAGATCCTCGCGGAGCAGGCGCGTGCGGGATACCGCGACGCCGGCTTCGGGCGCAAGGCGGCCATCATCTCCGTGGAGGCCGTCCTCGACGCGGTGGTGGCGAAGGCCAACCAGCGGCCCTATACTGGGCCGTGGAAGGTGTTCGTCGTCGCCGACGCCGACGCGATGACGCCCGAGGCCGCCAACGCGCTCCTCAAGTCGCTCGAGGAGCCGCCGGACGCGACGGTCCTCGTGCTGACCACGTCCCGGCTGAACGCGCTCCCCGCGACGGTGCTCTCGCGGTGCCAGAGGATCCAGTTCCGGCGGCTCCCGCGCGACACCGTTGAGGACATCCTCCTCTCCGACAAGCGCGTGGGGTTCAACAAGGCGCGGGCCAGGGCCGCGGCCGCCGTGTCGCTCGGCAGCGCCGGGCGGGCCGTGCGGGCCGAGGGCGAGGGGCTCGCGTCGGAGCTCGGCCGGGTCGCCGATCTCATGACGGGCAAGCGCGCCGCGGGCGTCGGGCCGCTCCTCAACGAGGCGTCGCAGATCGCGTTCCGTCTCGGCCGGCAGGAGCAGGAGCGTCTTCTCGACCTCATGCTCCTGTGGCTGCGGGATGTGCTGCTCCTGCGGGAGCTCGGGGACGGCGCCCCGGCCGGGGAGATCCTCTTCGAACGCCAGCGCCGGCAGCTCGAGGCGCAGGCCCGGGCGATGGACGCGCGGGCGATCGGCGACCTCGCGGTGAGGATCGACGACGCGCGCCGCGCGATCGAGCGGTACTCGAACCCGTCGATCGTGTTCACCTCGGTCCTGGTCGACGTGGCGGTCGCCCGCAGGCGGGCGGAGGCGGGAGGCGGGAGGGCGCATGCAGCCTGA
- a CDS encoding stage 0 sporulation protein translates to MQPEAVVGRTPESLEIEFKGGRKALFSNPRNIPFENGDHAVVDIDRGQDIGRVIREGEAASRKQREKGVVGHILRRATPEDLERLAQIRSREAEAHRTCQQCVAKQGLPMKLVDVESQFDGNKIRFYFTSDRRVDFRKLVRDLAGIFKTRIEMRQIGVRDEARRLGGYGRCGRYYCCRGVIADFDPVTLKMVKEQHLAPGSPKISGGCGRLMCCLRYERALYAEAGCEYPKLGTRVEMGEKKAKVVAVDIFRSRISLSDDEGKTTTMTLEEFKGARVTAVGTGEGEPAIEQYWDESEAAPEVEEERDAE, encoded by the coding sequence ATGCAGCCTGAGGCGGTGGTCGGACGCACGCCGGAGTCCCTCGAGATCGAGTTCAAGGGAGGCCGCAAGGCGCTCTTCTCGAACCCGAGGAACATCCCGTTCGAGAACGGGGACCACGCCGTCGTGGACATCGACCGCGGTCAGGACATCGGGCGCGTCATCCGCGAGGGCGAGGCGGCGAGCCGGAAGCAGCGCGAGAAGGGCGTCGTCGGCCACATCCTGCGGCGGGCGACCCCGGAAGACCTCGAGCGGCTCGCGCAGATCCGCTCCCGGGAGGCGGAGGCGCACAGGACCTGCCAGCAGTGCGTCGCGAAGCAGGGCCTGCCGATGAAGCTCGTGGACGTCGAGTCGCAGTTCGACGGCAACAAGATCCGCTTCTACTTCACGTCCGACCGCCGCGTGGACTTCCGCAAGCTCGTGCGCGACCTCGCCGGCATCTTCAAGACGCGCATCGAGATGCGGCAGATCGGCGTCCGCGACGAGGCCCGGCGGCTCGGCGGGTACGGGCGCTGCGGCCGCTACTACTGCTGCCGCGGCGTGATCGCGGACTTCGATCCCGTCACGCTCAAGATGGTGAAGGAGCAGCACCTCGCGCCCGGCTCGCCGAAGATCTCCGGCGGCTGCGGGCGCCTCATGTGCTGCCTGCGCTACGAGCGGGCGCTCTACGCCGAGGCGGGGTGCGAGTACCCCAAGCTCGGGACGCGCGTCGAGATGGGGGAGAAGAAGGCGAAGGTCGTGGCCGTGGACATCTTCCGCAGCAGGATTTCGCTGTCGGACGACGAGGGGAAGACGACGACGATGACGCTGGAGGAGTTCAAGGGAGCCCGCGTCACCGCCGTCGGGACCGGCGAGGGCGAGCCCGCCATCGAGCAGTACTGGGACGAGAGCGAAGCGGCGCCCGAGGTCGAAGAGGAGAGGGATGCCGAGTAA
- the metG gene encoding methionine--tRNA ligase — protein sequence MPSKYYITTAIDYVNSAPHVGTAYEKISADVFARFHRLAGDRVYFQMGNDEHSLNVERSARARGMDPKAYCDEMELVFRNIWAKLDISFDRFVRTTDEDHVAGLRKLFEAMRDDIYHGQYEGYYCESCEAFLLEKDLADGCCPTHRTKPAWIKEENHFFRLSKYRDRLLSHIEEHPEFIQPETRRNEILQLLRAGLSDISVSRAGTTWGVPLPMDESQVIYVWVDALTNYITGAGYGTDEARFASEWPAELHLIGKDITRFHCVIWPAMLMSAGIPLPKTIYGHGFVYFKGQRLSKSLGVIVDPLEAADMFGPSALRYFLMREGTYGRDVDFTWEQFRARYDSELANDLGNLVSRTIAMIEKFLGGRVPNLAASSRGHVRMVAEEIRGPVVRDMTAYAPHAALARIWELVRRANSHIEEAKPWVLAREDSAKLAQSLFDVVEAVRQIAVMAWPVMPGKCEEILSRFGVELSPGAVPLDELLVWGHGWPATITVRGGAAVFPKHSTADLAAKFGVGGAAPAGAAGAGADAAGASGGAAPSAAPQSKGAKMISFQEFQALDLRLAKVLEAARVEGATKLLKLRVDLGGGDVRQIVAGIAAAYAPEALVGRTVVVVANLEPAKIRGIESQAMLLAAVDGGALALLGPDKELPAGTKVS from the coding sequence ATGCCGAGTAAGTACTACATCACGACGGCCATCGACTACGTCAACAGCGCCCCGCACGTGGGGACAGCCTACGAGAAGATCTCCGCGGACGTGTTCGCCCGGTTCCATCGCCTCGCGGGCGACCGCGTGTACTTCCAGATGGGCAACGACGAGCACAGTCTGAACGTCGAGCGCTCGGCGCGGGCCCGAGGCATGGACCCGAAGGCGTACTGCGACGAGATGGAGCTCGTGTTCCGGAACATCTGGGCGAAGCTCGACATCTCCTTCGACCGTTTTGTGAGAACGACCGACGAGGACCACGTCGCCGGTCTCCGGAAGCTCTTCGAGGCGATGCGCGACGACATCTACCACGGGCAGTACGAGGGGTACTACTGCGAGTCGTGCGAGGCGTTCCTCCTCGAGAAGGACCTCGCGGACGGGTGCTGCCCGACGCACCGAACGAAGCCGGCGTGGATCAAGGAGGAGAACCACTTCTTCCGCCTGTCGAAGTACCGGGACCGCCTGCTTTCGCACATCGAGGAGCATCCGGAGTTCATCCAGCCGGAGACCAGGCGCAACGAGATCCTCCAGCTTCTCAGGGCGGGGCTCTCCGACATCAGCGTGAGCCGCGCGGGCACGACCTGGGGCGTGCCACTCCCGATGGACGAGTCGCAGGTCATCTACGTCTGGGTGGACGCGCTCACGAACTACATCACGGGCGCGGGCTACGGGACCGACGAGGCGCGGTTCGCATCGGAGTGGCCGGCCGAGCTGCATCTCATCGGGAAGGACATCACCCGCTTCCACTGCGTCATCTGGCCGGCGATGCTCATGAGCGCGGGGATCCCGCTCCCGAAGACCATCTACGGGCACGGGTTCGTGTACTTCAAGGGGCAGCGCCTCTCGAAGAGCCTCGGGGTGATCGTGGACCCGCTCGAGGCCGCGGACATGTTCGGGCCGTCGGCGCTCCGCTACTTCCTGATGAGAGAGGGGACCTACGGCCGCGACGTGGACTTCACGTGGGAGCAGTTCAGGGCTCGGTACGACTCGGAGCTTGCGAACGATCTCGGGAACCTCGTTTCGCGCACCATCGCGATGATCGAGAAGTTCCTCGGCGGTCGCGTGCCGAACCTCGCCGCGTCGAGCCGCGGCCATGTGCGGATGGTGGCCGAGGAGATCCGCGGGCCGGTCGTCCGGGACATGACGGCGTACGCGCCGCACGCGGCGCTCGCGAGGATCTGGGAGCTCGTGCGGCGCGCGAACAGCCACATCGAGGAGGCGAAGCCCTGGGTGCTCGCGCGCGAGGACAGCGCGAAGCTCGCGCAGTCGCTGTTCGACGTCGTCGAGGCCGTCCGGCAGATCGCGGTGATGGCGTGGCCCGTCATGCCGGGGAAGTGCGAGGAGATCCTCTCGCGGTTCGGCGTCGAGCTCAGCCCCGGGGCGGTGCCACTCGATGAACTCCTCGTGTGGGGCCACGGGTGGCCGGCGACCATCACGGTGCGAGGCGGGGCCGCGGTGTTCCCGAAGCACAGCACCGCGGACCTCGCGGCGAAGTTCGGGGTCGGGGGCGCGGCGCCGGCCGGCGCGGCTGGGGCTGGCGCCGACGCCGCGGGGGCCTCGGGCGGCGCGGCGCCGAGCGCGGCGCCCCAGTCGAAGGGAGCGAAGATGATCTCCTTCCAGGAGTTCCAGGCGCTCGATCTTAGGCTGGCGAAGGTGCTCGAGGCGGCGCGGGTGGAGGGCGCGACGAAGCTCCTCAAGCTTCGCGTGGACCTCGGCGGGGGCGACGTCCGGCAGATCGTCGCCGGCATCGCCGCCGCGTACGCGCCGGAGGCGCTCGTGGGGCGGACCGTCGTCGTCGTCGCGAACCTCGAGCCGGCGAAGATCCGCGGCATCGAGTCGCAGGCGATGCTCCTTGCCGCCGTGGACGGCGGCGCCCTCGCGCTCCTCGGGCCCGACAAGGAGCTCCCCGCCGGCACGAAGGTGAGCTAG
- a CDS encoding YchF/TatD family DNA exonuclease has protein sequence MADTHAHLDLDDYRDDRDAVLSRARASGVALIVNVGFDAATSDASIALAEANPSIYASLGLHPHHASSLSDELLARYERLAAHPKVVAIGETGLDYHRGLSPREDQERAFRAQIRLAKAVGLPLVVHNRDAHGDVLRVLDDEGPPEAGGVMHCFPGDETYAREVVRRGFHVGIGGPVTYSARGRLAGVAASVPQDRLVLETDAPWLPPVPHRGRRNEPSFVRLVAERVAELRGLAVADLARLTTGNARRLFGIPDLPAPSIAYEMWGNLYLNITNRCTNACGFCVRYQSDTLWGYNLRLEREPSVEEIIEAVGDPTRYREIVFCGFGEPTVRLDVVTEVGRRLRASGARVRIDTNGHANLIWNRNVVPELVAAVDAVSVSLNAADAAQYETLCRPRFGPGTFDHVVAFACECRKAGIETVVSVVDVKGVDLARVRALAAGLGVPLRVRGGDARREPSAR, from the coding sequence CTGGCGGACACGCACGCGCACCTCGACCTCGACGACTACCGCGACGACAGGGACGCGGTCCTCTCGAGGGCGCGCGCGTCGGGCGTCGCGCTGATCGTCAACGTCGGCTTCGACGCCGCCACCTCGGACGCGTCGATCGCCCTCGCCGAGGCGAACCCGTCCATCTACGCGTCGCTCGGCCTGCACCCGCACCACGCCTCCTCGCTCTCGGACGAGCTCCTGGCGCGCTACGAACGTCTCGCCGCGCACCCGAAGGTCGTGGCGATCGGCGAGACGGGCCTCGACTACCACAGGGGCCTCTCGCCCCGCGAGGACCAGGAGCGCGCCTTCCGCGCGCAGATCCGGCTCGCGAAGGCCGTCGGCCTGCCGCTCGTGGTCCACAACCGCGACGCGCACGGCGATGTGCTTCGCGTGCTCGACGACGAGGGACCGCCGGAGGCAGGCGGCGTGATGCACTGCTTCCCCGGCGACGAGACGTACGCGCGCGAGGTCGTGCGACGAGGCTTCCACGTCGGGATCGGCGGGCCGGTGACCTACTCGGCCCGGGGGCGGCTCGCCGGCGTCGCGGCCTCGGTGCCGCAGGACAGGCTCGTGCTCGAGACGGACGCCCCGTGGCTCCCGCCCGTCCCGCACCGCGGGCGGCGGAACGAGCCCTCGTTCGTGCGACTCGTGGCTGAGCGCGTGGCGGAGCTCCGCGGCCTCGCCGTCGCCGACCTCGCGCGGCTCACGACCGGGAACGCGCGGCGGCTCTTCGGGATCCCCGATCTCCCGGCCCCGTCCATCGCCTACGAGATGTGGGGGAACCTCTACCTCAACATCACGAACCGCTGCACGAACGCGTGCGGCTTCTGCGTGCGCTACCAGTCCGACACGCTCTGGGGCTACAACCTCAGGTTGGAGCGCGAGCCGTCCGTCGAGGAGATCATCGAGGCCGTCGGAGACCCGACGCGGTATCGCGAGATCGTCTTCTGCGGGTTCGGCGAGCCGACCGTGAGGCTCGACGTGGTGACCGAGGTCGGCCGCCGCCTCCGGGCGTCGGGCGCGCGCGTCCGGATCGACACGAACGGGCACGCGAACCTCATCTGGAACAGGAACGTCGTGCCCGAGCTGGTCGCGGCCGTGGACGCGGTCTCGGTGAGCCTCAACGCGGCCGACGCCGCGCAGTACGAGACGCTCTGCCGCCCGCGGTTCGGCCCCGGCACGTTCGACCACGTGGTCGCCTTCGCATGCGAGTGCAGGAAGGCCGGCATCGAGACCGTCGTCTCGGTCGTGGACGTCAAGGGGGTCGACCTCGCCCGCGTGCGGGCGCTGGCAGCCGGCCTGGGTGTTCCCCTTCGCGTGCGGGGCGGCGACGCGCGGCGCGAGCCGAGCGCGAGGTAG
- the rsmA gene encoding ribosomal RNA small subunit methyltransferase A: protein MEPTQPQVMLAKYGLAASRRRGQNFLVDGNVARKVVEAAAPSADDVVIEIGPGFGAITFGLAARAAHVVAVEFDAGIARAFREEYPDAAGITLVNEDFLAFDIEGAARRFGAARLIVAGNLPYNITSPAIRRLVEHKAIVSRAVLMVQAEVGARIAAAPGEPDYSALSAVVQYHASVASLFTVRRTCFRPRPKVDSRVVEIDLSAGRAWRSNPHAFEAVVHAAFQKRRKMLRQSLAGVTADAGVSAEELALRTGVDLSRRGETLSVEEFDALASALGPGRA from the coding sequence ATGGAGCCGACACAGCCCCAGGTCATGCTCGCGAAGTACGGGCTTGCGGCGTCGAGGCGGCGGGGGCAGAATTTCCTGGTGGACGGCAACGTGGCCAGGAAGGTCGTCGAGGCCGCCGCGCCGTCCGCGGACGACGTCGTCATCGAGATCGGGCCGGGGTTCGGCGCGATCACCTTCGGCCTTGCGGCGCGCGCCGCGCACGTCGTCGCGGTTGAGTTCGACGCGGGCATCGCGCGCGCCTTCCGGGAGGAGTACCCGGACGCGGCGGGGATCACCCTCGTGAACGAGGACTTCCTCGCGTTCGACATCGAGGGGGCCGCCCGCCGGTTCGGCGCCGCGCGCCTGATCGTGGCGGGGAACCTGCCCTACAACATCACGAGCCCGGCCATCAGGCGGCTCGTCGAGCACAAGGCGATCGTCTCGCGGGCGGTGCTCATGGTGCAGGCGGAGGTCGGCGCGCGCATCGCCGCGGCGCCGGGCGAGCCGGACTACTCGGCGCTCTCGGCCGTCGTCCAGTACCACGCGTCGGTCGCGTCGCTGTTCACGGTGCGGAGGACGTGCTTCCGCCCGCGGCCGAAGGTGGACTCCCGCGTCGTCGAGATCGACCTGTCGGCGGGTCGGGCGTGGCGGAGTAACCCCCACGCGTTCGAGGCCGTCGTGCACGCGGCCTTTCAGAAGCGGCGGAAGATGCTGCGGCAGTCCCTGGCGGGTGTGACGGCCGACGCGGGCGTGTCCGCGGAAGAGCTGGCGCTCCGGACCGGCGTGGACCTGTCTCGGCGGGGCGAGACGCTGAGCGTCGAGGAGTTCGACGCCCTCGCGAGCGCACTGGGTCCCGGGCGGGCGTAG
- a CDS encoding divergent polysaccharide deacetylase family protein — translation MRTHRRQNAGRASRATGLSAARLWLVAAALAVVAFLVVWELGESGVGAALLGKVLGERDLSERAEALDRAVDGALVQVGALDLNVETETRSEGRTRWPHWTKVGRVPQGADLVRCNLALTEAVRAAAGDIIIVRERPPDWRGGRTLDMKLGLGRRETHQIVLRETPGAPQPRPARAPRIAIVIDDVGYGESRTMQAVLDLDGPITVAVVPRTAAGKATAAAAHDAGKEVILHLPMEPQGYPGVDPGEGALLLEHSAADIRRLLGEALDDVPHAVGVSNHMGSAFTADRAQMRALLSALKARGLFFFDSMTTAQSVGLSEAMRARVPVARNSMFLDSRLDEQGRVAVPSRLRDLEALARTRGAVAAIGHPHRETIAALRREMPAMKERGIEFVFLSTLVSEEVGP, via the coding sequence ATGCGAACCCACCGCCGCCAGAACGCCGGTCGGGCGAGCCGGGCGACCGGTCTTTCGGCCGCCAGGCTCTGGCTCGTCGCTGCGGCTCTTGCGGTCGTGGCGTTCCTCGTTGTCTGGGAGCTCGGAGAGAGCGGGGTGGGCGCCGCGCTCCTCGGGAAGGTGCTTGGCGAACGCGACCTCTCGGAGCGCGCCGAGGCGCTCGACCGCGCCGTGGACGGCGCGCTCGTCCAGGTGGGCGCGCTCGACCTCAACGTCGAGACCGAGACGCGCAGCGAGGGACGGACGCGCTGGCCGCACTGGACGAAGGTCGGCCGCGTCCCGCAGGGCGCGGACCTCGTCCGCTGCAACCTCGCGCTCACCGAGGCCGTGCGCGCCGCGGCTGGAGACATCATCATCGTGCGCGAGCGGCCGCCGGACTGGCGCGGCGGGCGGACGCTCGACATGAAGCTCGGGCTGGGCCGGCGGGAGACGCATCAGATCGTGCTGCGCGAGACGCCCGGCGCCCCGCAGCCTCGGCCGGCCCGCGCTCCGAGGATCGCGATCGTGATCGACGACGTCGGCTACGGCGAATCAAGAACGATGCAGGCCGTGCTCGATCTCGACGGGCCGATCACCGTCGCCGTGGTGCCGCGCACGGCGGCGGGGAAGGCCACCGCCGCCGCCGCGCACGACGCCGGCAAGGAGGTGATCCTCCACCTCCCGATGGAGCCGCAGGGATACCCCGGCGTCGACCCCGGCGAGGGAGCCCTTCTCCTGGAGCACTCCGCCGCGGACATCAGGAGGCTGCTCGGCGAGGCCCTCGACGACGTCCCGCACGCGGTCGGCGTGAGCAACCACATGGGCTCCGCGTTCACCGCCGACCGGGCGCAGATGCGCGCGCTCCTCTCCGCGCTCAAGGCCCGCGGCCTCTTCTTCTTCGACAGCATGACGACGGCGCAGTCGGTCGGGCTCTCCGAGGCGATGCGCGCCCGTGTGCCCGTCGCGAGGAACAGCATGTTCCTGGACAGCAGGCTCGACGAGCAGGGGCGCGTGGCCGTTCCGTCGCGCCTGCGCGACCTCGAGGCGCTCGCGAGAACGCGCGGCGCCGTCGCCGCGATCGGGCACCCGCACCGCGAGACGATCGCCGCGCTCAGGCGCGAGATGCCGGCCATGAAGGAGCGCGGCATCGAGTTCGTGTTCCTTTCGACGCTCGTGAGCGAGGAGGTGGGTCCATGA
- a CDS encoding pyridoxine 5'-phosphate synthase yields the protein MRLSVNVDHVATVRQARRADEPDPVWAAVAAELAGACGITVHLRGDRRHIQDRDVEALRKTVAGCLNLEMAATDEMLGIATRLRPDMCTLVPEGAGEVTTQGGLDIMAEEAAVRSAVERLKASGIGVSIFIDPDVVQVGRANAVGADIVEVHTGLYADAKGADAVTREFEKVRVAAIAACEMGLRAHGGHGLTYRNVHRIAAIGEIDEVSIGHSIVARAVVVGMDRAVREMLALLGRGAQGVRG from the coding sequence ATGAGGCTCTCGGTCAACGTCGATCACGTCGCGACGGTCCGGCAGGCCCGAAGGGCGGACGAGCCGGACCCCGTGTGGGCGGCGGTGGCGGCGGAGCTCGCCGGCGCGTGCGGCATCACGGTGCACCTGCGCGGCGACCGCCGGCACATCCAGGACCGCGACGTCGAGGCGCTGCGAAAGACGGTCGCCGGCTGCCTCAACCTCGAGATGGCGGCGACGGACGAGATGCTGGGGATCGCGACGAGGCTTAGGCCCGACATGTGCACGCTCGTTCCGGAAGGCGCCGGCGAGGTCACCACGCAGGGCGGGCTCGACATCATGGCGGAGGAGGCGGCGGTGCGGAGCGCGGTCGAGCGCCTGAAGGCGTCCGGCATCGGCGTCAGCATCTTCATCGACCCCGACGTCGTGCAGGTCGGGCGCGCCAACGCGGTCGGCGCCGACATCGTGGAGGTCCACACGGGCCTCTACGCCGACGCGAAGGGCGCGGATGCGGTCACGCGGGAGTTCGAGAAGGTGCGTGTGGCCGCCATCGCCGCGTGCGAGATGGGGCTCCGGGCGCACGGAGGGCACGGCCTCACCTACCGGAACGTCCATCGAATCGCGGCGATCGGCGAGATCGACGAGGTGAGCATCGGCCACAGCATCGTGGCGCGGGCGGTCGTTGTCGGAATGGACAGGGCCGTGAGGGAGATGCTCGCGCTGCTCGGGCGCGGGGCTCAGGGCGTCCGCGGCTGA
- the secD gene encoding protein translocase subunit SecD, translating to MTSKMRWQAILVILVIGFSIWRASYTVRYLSLDDAAKARMAPEQVAALERNSLKLGLDLRGGMHLVLEVDKEGLPPDEAADAVDRALEVIRNRIDQFNVAEPSIQRQGDNRIIVQLPGLQDEERAKSLIGRTALLEFVPVASAEQVDLVFRAIDRALADTMAARGEAGVLPDPTDPGYQAARLALEHPFSSRARYIESLPFFAESIVPWAQQQLARLNVEALLPRDPENPLLPRVRLAWSEQTRVLDDGNTYRPLYVLMRDPLMTGSVVSTVEVRPGLDENNPNAPGISLRLSREGGRTFAQYTGQHIGDHLAIVLDGRVQSAPVIKDRIPAGTPASITGGFTDAEARDLAIVLRAGKLPAPMTIEEERSVGPSLGRDSVEKGVRALVIGFFAVVAFMLIFYKGSGLVAVGALVSNLFVLVAIMSVLPVDPKPALTLPGLAGIILTIGMAVDANVLIFERIKEELRNQKTIRAAIRDGYERAFLTILDANVTTLIAAAVLWKFGTGPVRGFAVTLALGIIASMFTAIVATRIVFETITVTRNVRRLSI from the coding sequence ATGACATCGAAGATGCGTTGGCAGGCCATTCTCGTCATCCTGGTCATCGGGTTCAGCATATGGAGGGCGTCGTACACCGTTCGCTACCTCTCCCTCGACGACGCCGCGAAGGCGCGGATGGCCCCGGAGCAGGTCGCCGCGCTCGAGCGCAACTCCCTGAAGCTGGGCCTGGACCTCCGCGGGGGCATGCACCTCGTGCTTGAGGTTGACAAGGAGGGGCTCCCGCCGGACGAGGCGGCCGACGCGGTGGACCGCGCTCTCGAGGTCATCCGGAACAGGATAGACCAGTTCAACGTCGCCGAGCCCTCCATCCAGCGTCAGGGCGACAACAGGATCATCGTCCAGCTGCCGGGCCTGCAGGACGAGGAGCGAGCCAAGAGCCTCATCGGGCGGACGGCGCTCCTCGAGTTCGTGCCCGTCGCATCGGCCGAGCAGGTGGACCTCGTGTTCCGCGCCATCGACCGCGCCCTCGCCGACACCATGGCCGCGCGCGGCGAGGCCGGCGTCCTCCCGGACCCCACGGACCCGGGCTACCAGGCGGCTCGGCTGGCGCTCGAGCACCCGTTCTCCTCGCGGGCCCGCTACATCGAGTCCCTGCCGTTCTTCGCGGAGTCCATCGTGCCGTGGGCCCAGCAGCAGCTCGCCCGACTGAACGTCGAGGCGCTGCTCCCTCGCGACCCGGAGAACCCGCTCCTTCCGCGGGTCAGGCTCGCGTGGTCCGAGCAGACGCGGGTTCTCGACGACGGCAACACCTACCGGCCGCTCTACGTGCTGATGCGCGACCCGCTCATGACCGGGTCGGTCGTCTCGACGGTGGAGGTGCGGCCGGGCCTTGACGAGAACAACCCGAACGCCCCCGGCATCTCGCTCCGGCTCAGCCGCGAGGGCGGGCGCACCTTCGCGCAGTACACCGGGCAGCACATCGGCGACCACCTCGCGATCGTGCTGGACGGCAGAGTCCAGTCGGCCCCCGTCATCAAGGACCGCATCCCGGCCGGGACGCCGGCGTCGATCACGGGCGGCTTCACCGACGCTGAGGCGCGCGACCTGGCCATCGTGCTCCGAGCCGGCAAGCTCCCTGCTCCGATGACCATCGAGGAGGAGCGCTCGGTCGGACCGTCTCTCGGGCGCGACTCGGTGGAGAAGGGCGTTCGCGCGCTCGTCATCGGCTTCTTCGCGGTCGTCGCGTTCATGCTGATCTTCTACAAGGGGTCCGGTCTCGTCGCGGTCGGGGCTCTCGTGTCCAATCTCTTTGTGCTCGTGGCCATCATGTCGGTCCTCCCCGTCGACCCCAAGCCGGCGCTCACGCTTCCGGGGCTTGCCGGGATCATCCTCACGATCGGCATGGCCGTGGATGCGAACGTGCTCATCTTCGAACGGATCAAGGAGGAGCTCAGGAACCAGAAGACGATCCGCGCGGCCATCCGAGACGGATACGAGCGCGCGTTCCTGACGATCCTCGACGCGAACGTGACGACGCTCATCGCGGCGGCCGTGCTGTGGAAGTTCGGGACAGGACCGGTCAGAGGGTTCGCAGTGACGCTCGCCCTTGGCATCATCGCGAGCATGTTCACGGCGATCGTCGCGACGCGCATCGTCTTTGAGACCATCACCGTCACGAGGAACGTAAGACGCCTGAGCATCTAG